One Burkholderia thailandensis E264 genomic window carries:
- a CDS encoding NADH:flavin oxidoreductase yields the protein MRYPHLFKPLQLNQLTLRNRIVSTAHAEVYAEPGGLPGDRYIRYYEEKAKGGVGLAVCGGSSPVSIDSPQGWWKSVNLSTDKIVDPLARLAEAMHRHGAKIMIQATHMGRRSAFHGEHWPHLMSPSGVREPVHRGNAKIIEVEEIRRIIGDFAAAAKRVKDAGMDGIEISAAHQHLIDQFWSPRTNFRADEWGGSLENRLRFGVEVLKAVREAVGRDFCVGLRMCGDEFHEDGLDHEQLKEIAQAMSETGLIDYLGVIGSGADTHNTLANCMPPMALPPEPFVHLAAGIKSVVKIPVMHAQSIRDAGQAERLLANGMVDLVGMTRAQIADPHMVIKIRDGREDEIKQCVGANYCIDRQYNGLDVLCVQNAATSREATMPHVIEKTRGPKRKVVVVGAGPAGLEAARVARSRGHEVVLFEKNREVGGQIMLAAKAPQREQMAGIVRWFDMETKRLGVDRRLGVEADEKTILAEKPDIIVLATGGRSFTDQVPDWGVADGLAVSSWDILSGRVEPGKNVLVYDGVSTHAGAGVADFIASRGSNVEIVTPDVKVADDCGGTTFPIFYRRLYAQGVIHTPNHWLDRVYEEDGKKIAVLRNEYTEEQEERAVDQVVIENGITPNDALYWRLKPESVNRGQIDVHKLFAAEPQPCLSEALGNGRFLLFRVGDCISMHNIHGAIYDALRLVKDF from the coding sequence ATGCGTTATCCCCACCTGTTCAAACCCCTGCAGCTGAACCAGCTGACGCTGCGCAACCGGATCGTCAGCACCGCGCACGCGGAGGTGTACGCGGAGCCGGGCGGCCTGCCGGGCGATCGCTATATCCGCTACTACGAAGAGAAGGCGAAGGGCGGCGTCGGACTCGCGGTGTGCGGCGGGTCGAGCCCCGTGTCGATCGATAGCCCTCAGGGCTGGTGGAAATCGGTGAACCTGTCGACCGACAAGATCGTCGATCCGCTCGCGCGGCTTGCCGAGGCGATGCATCGCCACGGCGCGAAGATCATGATCCAGGCGACGCACATGGGCCGCCGCTCGGCATTCCACGGCGAGCACTGGCCGCACCTGATGTCGCCGTCGGGCGTGCGCGAGCCCGTGCACCGCGGCAACGCGAAGATCATCGAGGTCGAGGAAATCCGCAGGATCATCGGCGATTTCGCGGCCGCCGCGAAGCGCGTGAAGGATGCGGGGATGGACGGCATCGAGATCTCTGCCGCGCACCAGCATCTGATCGACCAGTTCTGGAGCCCGCGCACGAACTTCCGCGCCGACGAATGGGGCGGCAGCCTCGAGAACCGCTTGCGCTTCGGCGTGGAAGTGCTGAAGGCGGTGCGCGAGGCGGTCGGCCGCGATTTCTGCGTCGGCCTGCGGATGTGCGGCGACGAATTCCACGAGGACGGCCTCGACCACGAGCAACTGAAGGAAATCGCGCAGGCGATGTCCGAGACGGGCCTGATCGATTACCTCGGCGTGATCGGCTCGGGCGCGGACACGCACAACACGCTCGCGAACTGCATGCCGCCGATGGCGCTGCCGCCCGAGCCGTTCGTGCATCTCGCGGCGGGCATCAAGTCGGTCGTCAAGATTCCGGTGATGCATGCGCAGAGCATTCGCGACGCGGGCCAGGCCGAGCGTCTGCTCGCGAACGGGATGGTCGACCTCGTCGGCATGACGCGCGCGCAGATCGCCGATCCGCACATGGTGATCAAGATCCGCGACGGCCGCGAGGACGAGATCAAGCAGTGCGTCGGCGCGAACTACTGCATCGACCGCCAGTACAACGGGCTCGACGTGCTGTGCGTGCAGAACGCGGCGACGTCGCGCGAGGCGACGATGCCGCACGTGATCGAGAAGACGCGCGGGCCGAAGCGCAAGGTCGTCGTGGTCGGCGCGGGCCCCGCGGGCCTGGAGGCGGCGCGCGTCGCGCGTTCGCGCGGGCACGAGGTCGTGTTGTTCGAGAAGAACCGCGAAGTCGGCGGGCAGATCATGCTCGCGGCGAAAGCGCCGCAGCGCGAGCAGATGGCGGGCATCGTGCGCTGGTTCGACATGGAGACGAAGCGGCTCGGCGTCGACAGGCGGCTTGGCGTCGAGGCGGACGAAAAGACGATCCTGGCGGAGAAGCCGGACATCATCGTGCTCGCCACGGGCGGGCGCAGCTTCACCGATCAGGTGCCGGACTGGGGCGTCGCAGACGGGCTCGCGGTCAGTTCGTGGGACATCCTGTCGGGCCGCGTCGAGCCGGGCAAGAACGTGCTCGTCTACGACGGCGTCAGCACGCATGCGGGCGCGGGCGTCGCGGACTTCATCGCGAGCCGGGGCTCGAACGTCGAGATCGTCACGCCGGACGTGAAGGTTGCCGACGACTGCGGCGGCACGACGTTCCCGATCTTCTATCGCCGGCTCTACGCGCAGGGCGTGATTCACACGCCGAACCACTGGCTCGATCGCGTCTATGAAGAGGACGGCAAGAAGATCGCGGTGCTGCGCAACGAATACACGGAGGAGCAGGAGGAGCGCGCGGTCGATCAGGTCGTGATCGAGAACGGCATCACGCCGAACGACGCGCTGTACTGGAGGCTGAAGCCCGAATCGGTCAACCGCGGCCAGATCGACGTGCACAAGCTGTTCGCCGCCGAGCCGCAGCCGTGCCTCTCGGAGGCGCTCGGCAACGGGCGCTTCCTGCTGTTTCGCGTCGGCGACTGCATCTCGATGCACAACATCCATGGCGCGATCTATGACGCGCTGCGTCTCGTGAAGGATTTCTGA
- the fdhA gene encoding formaldehyde dehydrogenase, glutathione-independent: MSSNRGVVYQGPGKVEVQKIDYPKMVDPSGRAIGHGVILKVVSTNICGSDQHMVRGRTTAPVGLVLGHEITGEVVEVGRDVETLRIGDLVSVPFNVACGRCAMCKEQHTGVCLNVNPSRAGGAYGYVDMGGWIGGQAEYVLVPYADFNLLKFPDRDRAMTKIRDLTCLSDILPTGYHGAVTAGVKPGSTVYVAGAGPVGMAAAASARLLGAACTIVGDMNAERLAHAKAMGFEVVDLSKDATLGEQIEQILGKPEIDCAVDCVGFEAHGHGSSGHAEEAPATVLNSLMEITRPAGAIGIPGLYVTDDPGAADAAAKHGSLSIRFGLGWAKSHSFHTGQTPVLKYSRNLMQAILFDRLPIAQIVNVTVISLDDAPEGYRKFDGGAPRKFVIDPHGMLKAA, from the coding sequence ATGAGCAGCAACCGAGGTGTCGTGTATCAGGGGCCGGGCAAGGTCGAGGTGCAGAAGATCGACTATCCGAAGATGGTTGATCCGAGCGGCCGCGCGATCGGCCACGGCGTGATCCTGAAGGTCGTCAGCACGAATATCTGCGGCTCCGATCAGCACATGGTGCGCGGCCGCACGACGGCGCCTGTCGGTCTCGTGCTCGGCCACGAGATTACGGGCGAGGTGGTCGAGGTGGGCCGCGACGTCGAGACGCTGAGGATCGGCGATCTGGTGTCGGTGCCGTTCAACGTCGCGTGCGGCCGCTGCGCGATGTGCAAGGAGCAGCACACGGGCGTGTGCCTGAACGTGAATCCGTCGCGCGCGGGCGGCGCGTACGGCTACGTCGACATGGGCGGCTGGATCGGCGGTCAGGCCGAATACGTGCTCGTGCCGTACGCCGACTTCAACCTGCTGAAATTCCCCGATCGCGATCGGGCCATGACGAAGATCCGCGATCTCACGTGTCTGTCGGACATCTTGCCGACCGGCTATCACGGCGCGGTCACGGCCGGCGTGAAGCCCGGCTCGACGGTCTACGTCGCGGGCGCGGGCCCGGTCGGGATGGCGGCCGCCGCGTCGGCGCGCCTGCTCGGCGCCGCGTGCACGATCGTCGGCGACATGAACGCCGAACGTCTCGCGCACGCGAAGGCGATGGGCTTCGAAGTTGTCGATCTGTCGAAGGACGCGACGCTCGGCGAGCAGATCGAGCAGATTCTGGGCAAGCCGGAGATCGATTGCGCAGTCGACTGCGTCGGCTTCGAGGCGCACGGGCACGGTTCGTCCGGTCACGCGGAGGAGGCGCCCGCAACGGTGCTGAACTCGCTGATGGAGATCACGCGGCCCGCGGGCGCGATCGGCATTCCCGGCCTGTACGTGACCGACGATCCGGGCGCCGCCGACGCCGCCGCGAAGCACGGCAGCCTGAGCATCCGCTTCGGCCTCGGTTGGGCGAAGTCGCACTCGTTCCATACCGGCCAGACGCCCGTGCTCAAGTACAGCCGCAATCTGATGCAAGCGATCCTGTTCGACCGGCTGCCGATCGCGCAGATCGTCAACGTGACGGTGATTTCGCTCGACGATGCGCCGGAAGGCTACAGGAAGTTCGACGGCGGCGCGCCGCGCAAATTCGTCATCGATCCGCACGGGATGCTGAAGGCGGCCTGA
- a CDS encoding substrate-binding domain-containing protein — MKVNLKALSEALGLSRTTVSRALNGYDDVSEATRERVMQAARELGYVADPTARRLATGRADAVGIVYPFGAGDLGDPRFAEVVAGVTERLGESGRDFFIVSARPNAELDTYRRLVDGRLVDGLIVARTLVDDPRIRFLQEREFPFVAYGRTASAKPYTWFDFDNEAGMQAAAQRLIAFGHRRIALVCAPQTLNFAAQRRAGFERALRDAGIARDAALISECAFTRDGGYSAAQTLLALANPPSAIVVDNNIAGAGVFRAIVESGRRFVRDVSLIVYDGVSPDISFPYKASAVLQPTGHASGRAIAELMLGAIAHPADVAHRLASPVVEPGDTDGPRGG; from the coding sequence GTGAAAGTGAATCTGAAGGCGTTGTCGGAGGCGCTCGGCCTGTCGCGCACGACGGTGAGCCGCGCGCTGAACGGCTACGACGACGTGAGCGAAGCCACGCGCGAGCGTGTGATGCAGGCGGCGCGCGAGCTCGGCTACGTCGCCGATCCGACCGCGCGCCGGCTCGCGACCGGGCGCGCAGACGCGGTCGGCATCGTCTATCCGTTCGGCGCCGGCGACCTCGGCGATCCGCGCTTCGCCGAGGTTGTCGCGGGCGTCACGGAGCGCCTGGGGGAGAGCGGCCGCGATTTCTTCATCGTGTCCGCGCGGCCGAACGCGGAGCTTGACACGTACCGGCGGCTCGTCGACGGCAGGCTCGTTGACGGGCTGATCGTCGCGCGCACGCTCGTCGACGATCCGCGCATCCGTTTTCTTCAGGAACGCGAATTTCCGTTCGTCGCCTATGGCCGGACCGCGAGCGCGAAGCCGTACACATGGTTCGACTTCGACAACGAGGCGGGCATGCAGGCTGCCGCGCAACGGCTGATCGCATTCGGGCATCGGCGCATCGCGCTCGTTTGCGCGCCGCAGACGCTGAATTTCGCCGCGCAGCGGCGCGCGGGCTTCGAGCGCGCGCTGCGCGACGCGGGGATCGCACGCGATGCCGCGCTGATCAGCGAATGCGCGTTTACGCGCGACGGCGGCTATAGCGCGGCACAAACGCTGCTCGCGCTCGCGAACCCGCCGAGCGCGATCGTCGTCGACAACAACATCGCCGGCGCGGGCGTGTTCCGGGCGATCGTCGAGAGCGGCAGGCGCTTCGTTCGCGACGTATCGCTGATCGTCTATGACGGCGTATCGCCCGACATTTCGTTTCCGTACAAGGCGAGCGCGGTGCTGCAGCCTACCGGGCATGCGTCCGGCCGCGCGATCGCCGAGCTGATGCTCGGCGCCATCGCGCATCCGGCCGACGTCGCGCATCGGCTCGCGTCGCCCGTCGTCGAGCCGGGCGACACGGACGGCCCGCGCGGCGGCTGA
- a CDS encoding GlxA family transcriptional regulator yields MSPDRTASLSHFAFMPLPNFTMIAFTNAIEVLRMANYLSGQPLYRWSIISPEGGMVTASNGLAVDTGPAECAGQPDIVFVCGGVDVQRATQPGHLAALRRFARAGVALGSLCTGTYALAKAGLLAGYACAIHWENLSALKEEFPETRFLKELFVIDRDRVTCTGGVAPLDMMLNLIASRIGTARVTQIAEQFIVEHVRDTSAQQRMPLVARLGSANKSLFEVIALMENNIEEPLSREELARLANMSQRQLQRLFREHLGMTPTHYYLTLRLRRARELLLQTDMSIMHITMACGFQSACHFSKSYRDAFGTAPTRERRKQVAPLAQPSMPGGASAPSMMLHA; encoded by the coding sequence ATGTCGCCCGACCGCACCGCGTCGCTGTCTCATTTCGCGTTCATGCCGCTGCCCAACTTCACGATGATCGCGTTCACGAACGCGATCGAAGTGCTCAGGATGGCAAACTACCTGAGCGGGCAGCCGCTGTACCGCTGGTCGATCATCAGCCCTGAAGGCGGCATGGTCACGGCGAGCAACGGGCTCGCGGTCGACACTGGCCCGGCGGAATGCGCCGGGCAGCCGGACATCGTGTTCGTGTGCGGCGGCGTGGACGTGCAGCGCGCGACGCAACCCGGGCATCTCGCGGCGCTGCGCCGCTTCGCGCGCGCGGGCGTCGCGCTCGGCAGCCTCTGCACCGGCACTTATGCGCTCGCGAAGGCAGGGCTCCTCGCCGGCTACGCCTGTGCGATCCATTGGGAAAATCTGTCGGCGCTCAAGGAGGAATTTCCCGAGACGCGCTTCCTCAAGGAACTGTTCGTGATCGATCGCGATCGCGTGACCTGCACGGGCGGCGTCGCGCCGCTCGACATGATGCTGAACCTGATCGCGTCGCGCATCGGCACCGCGCGCGTCACGCAGATCGCCGAGCAGTTCATCGTCGAGCACGTGCGCGACACGAGCGCGCAGCAGCGGATGCCGCTCGTCGCTCGGCTCGGCTCGGCGAACAAGTCGCTGTTCGAAGTGATCGCGCTGATGGAGAACAACATCGAGGAGCCGCTGTCGCGCGAGGAGCTCGCGCGGCTCGCGAACATGTCGCAGCGGCAGTTGCAGCGCCTCTTTCGCGAGCATCTCGGGATGACGCCGACGCATTACTACCTGACGCTGCGCCTGCGCCGCGCGCGCGAGCTGCTGCTGCAGACCGACATGTCGATCATGCACATCACGATGGCGTGCGGCTTCCAGTCCGCATGCCACTTCAGCAAGAGCTACCGCGACGCGTTCGGCACCGCGCCCACCCGCGAGCGCCGCAAGCAGGTCGCGCCGCTCGCGCAGCCGTCGATGCCGGGCGGCGCGAGCGCGCCGTCGATGATGCTGCACGCGTGA
- a CDS encoding DUF5943 domain-containing protein gives MQPQLPIDVDPNTGVWTTDALPMLYVPRHFFTNNHAAVEEALGRDVYADILYKAGYKSAYHWCDKEAKQHGIAGMAVFEHYLKRLSQRGWGLFSIVEADPAAARAKIELRHSSFVLAQPGKEGKLCYMFAGWFAGALDWVNDTTPEGRDAPRAQSREVRCAAEGHDHCVFEVSPIAR, from the coding sequence ATGCAACCGCAACTGCCGATCGACGTCGATCCGAACACCGGCGTCTGGACCACCGACGCGCTGCCGATGCTGTACGTGCCGCGCCATTTCTTCACGAACAACCATGCGGCGGTGGAAGAGGCGCTCGGCCGCGACGTCTACGCGGACATCCTCTACAAGGCCGGCTACAAGTCGGCGTACCACTGGTGCGACAAGGAAGCGAAGCAGCACGGGATCGCCGGGATGGCGGTGTTCGAGCATTACCTGAAGCGCCTGTCGCAGCGCGGCTGGGGCCTGTTCTCGATCGTCGAGGCCGACCCGGCCGCCGCGCGCGCGAAGATCGAGCTGCGCCATTCGTCGTTCGTGCTCGCGCAGCCGGGCAAGGAAGGCAAGCTCTGCTACATGTTCGCCGGCTGGTTCGCGGGCGCGCTGGACTGGGTCAACGACACGACGCCGGAGGGCCGCGATGCGCCGCGCGCGCAGTCGAGGGAAGTGCGGTGCGCGGCCGAGGGCCATGACCACTGCGTTTTCGAAGTGTCGCCGATCGCTCGCTGA
- a CDS encoding dipeptidase, with protein MSTLHQDSIIIDGLNISKFERTVFEDMRKGGVTAANCTVSVWENFTKTVDNIALMKRQIRENGELLTLVRTTDDIARAKREGRMGVILGFQNAHAFEDNLGYVEAFADLGVRVVQLCYNTQNLVGTGCYERDGGLSDFGREVIAEMNRVGIMVDLSHVGGNTSSEAIAFSKKPVCYSHCLPSGLKEHPRNKSDEQLKEIADAGGFVGVTMFAPFLKRGIDATIDDYIEAIDYVVNLIGEDAVGIGTDFTQGYSVDFFDWLTHDKGRYRRLTNFGKVVNPEGIRTIGEFPNLTAAMERAGWKESRIRKIMGENWVRVFKEVWGA; from the coding sequence ATGAGCACGCTGCACCAGGACAGCATCATCATCGATGGCCTGAACATTTCGAAGTTCGAACGCACGGTGTTCGAAGACATGCGCAAAGGCGGCGTGACGGCCGCGAACTGCACGGTATCCGTGTGGGAGAACTTCACGAAGACGGTCGACAACATCGCGCTGATGAAAAGGCAGATCCGCGAGAACGGCGAACTGCTGACGCTCGTGCGCACGACCGACGACATCGCTCGCGCGAAGAGGGAGGGCAGGATGGGCGTGATCCTCGGCTTCCAGAACGCGCACGCGTTCGAGGACAACCTGGGCTACGTCGAGGCGTTCGCCGACCTGGGCGTGCGCGTCGTGCAGCTTTGCTACAACACGCAGAACCTCGTCGGCACCGGGTGCTACGAGCGCGACGGCGGGCTGTCGGATTTCGGCCGCGAAGTGATCGCCGAGATGAACCGCGTCGGGATCATGGTCGACCTGTCGCACGTCGGCGGCAACACGTCGTCGGAGGCGATCGCGTTCTCGAAGAAGCCCGTTTGCTACTCGCACTGTCTGCCGTCGGGCCTGAAGGAGCATCCGCGCAACAAGAGCGACGAGCAGTTGAAGGAAATCGCGGATGCGGGCGGCTTCGTCGGCGTGACGATGTTCGCGCCGTTCCTCAAGCGCGGGATCGATGCGACGATCGACGATTACATCGAGGCGATCGACTACGTCGTGAACCTGATCGGCGAGGACGCGGTGGGCATCGGCACCGATTTCACGCAGGGCTACAGCGTCGACTTCTTCGACTGGCTCACGCACGACAAGGGCCGCTACCGCCGGCTCACGAATTTCGGCAAGGTCGTGAATCCCGAAGGCATCCGGACGATCGGCGAGTTCCCGAACCTGACGGCCGCGATGGAGCGCGCCGGCTGGAAGGAATCGCGCATCCGCAAGATCATGGGTGAGAACTGGGTGCGGGTGTTCAAGGAGGTCTGGGGCGCGTAA
- a CDS encoding serine hydroxymethyltransferase: MSNANPFFSQSLAERDASVRGAILKELERQQSQVELIASENIVSRAVLDAQGSVLTNKYAEGYPGKRYYGGCEFADEVEALAIDRVKQIFNAGHANVQPHSGAQANGAVMLALAKPGDTVLGMSLDAGGHLTHGAKPALSGKWFNAVQYGVSRDTMLIDYDQVEELAQQHKPSLIIAGFSAYPRKLDFARFRAIADSVGAKLMVDMAHIAGVIAAGRHANPVEHAHVVTSTTHKTLRGPRGGFVLTNDEEIAKKINSAVFPGLQGGPLMHVIAGKAVAFGEALTDDFKTYIDRVLANAQALGDVLKAGGVDLVTGGTDNHLLLVDLRPKGLKGAQVEQALERSGITCNKNGIPFDAEKPTITSGIRLGTPAGTTRGFGAAEFREVGRLILEVFDALRTNPAGDHATEQRVRREIFALCERFPIY, from the coding sequence ATGTCGAACGCCAACCCCTTCTTTTCGCAATCGCTCGCCGAGCGCGACGCGTCCGTGCGCGGCGCGATCCTCAAGGAACTCGAACGCCAGCAGTCGCAAGTCGAGCTGATCGCGTCGGAGAACATCGTGTCGCGCGCGGTGCTCGACGCGCAGGGCTCGGTGCTGACGAACAAGTATGCGGAAGGCTATCCGGGCAAGCGCTATTACGGCGGCTGCGAGTTTGCCGACGAAGTCGAGGCGCTCGCGATCGATCGCGTGAAGCAAATCTTCAACGCCGGCCACGCGAACGTGCAGCCGCACTCCGGCGCGCAGGCGAACGGCGCGGTGATGCTTGCGCTCGCGAAGCCGGGCGACACGGTGCTCGGGATGTCGCTCGACGCGGGCGGGCACCTCACGCACGGCGCGAAGCCCGCGCTGTCCGGCAAGTGGTTCAACGCCGTCCAGTACGGCGTGAGCCGCGACACGATGCTGATCGATTACGACCAGGTCGAGGAACTCGCGCAGCAGCACAAGCCGAGCCTCATCATCGCCGGCTTCTCCGCGTATCCGCGCAAGCTCGACTTCGCGCGGTTTCGCGCGATCGCCGATTCGGTGGGGGCGAAGCTGATGGTCGACATGGCGCACATCGCGGGCGTGATCGCCGCGGGCCGCCACGCGAACCCGGTCGAGCACGCGCACGTCGTCACGTCGACGACGCACAAGACGCTGCGCGGCCCGCGCGGCGGCTTCGTGCTGACCAACGACGAGGAAATCGCGAAGAAGATCAATTCGGCGGTGTTCCCCGGGCTGCAGGGCGGCCCGCTGATGCACGTGATCGCCGGCAAGGCGGTCGCGTTCGGCGAGGCGCTCACGGACGACTTCAAGACCTATATCGACCGCGTGCTCGCGAACGCGCAGGCGCTCGGCGACGTGCTGAAGGCGGGCGGCGTCGATCTCGTGACGGGCGGCACCGACAACCATCTGCTGCTCGTCGACCTGCGCCCGAAGGGCCTGAAGGGCGCGCAGGTCGAGCAGGCGCTCGAGCGCTCGGGCATCACGTGCAACAAGAACGGCATCCCGTTCGACGCCGAGAAGCCGACGATCACGTCGGGCATCCGCCTCGGCACGCCGGCGGGCACGACGCGCGGCTTCGGCGCGGCGGAGTTCCGCGAGGTCGGCCGGCTGATTCTCGAGGTGTTCGACGCGCTGCGCACGAACCCGGCAGGCGATCACGCGACCGAACAGCGCGTGCGCCGCGAGATCTTCGCGCTCTGCGAGCGCTTCCCGATCTACTGA
- a CDS encoding (Fe-S)-binding protein, translated as MNPAILITALLWLSVAGLAFAVAKRSSYWRLGRASAPGTFGLANLLAIPKRYFVDLHHVVARDPYIAKTHVATAGGALAALALVFVNYGLAIYSPWLDKLILLAALAMLVGAVFVWRRRHAKDVPARLSRGPWNTLPWLLGAFALGLVLFMLVPTAAMSGAFAVLCAVLIGVGAFAMTLGAAKGGPMKHAIAGLLHLAFHPRQERFAATREAYTGNGGATPPTALKPSDVEHDEYGVAKPAEFRWNQLLSFDACVQCGKCEAACPAFASGQPLNPKKLIQDLVVGMAGGTDAAYAGSPTPGIDVGKHGGDPQRPIVSSLIEADTLWSCTTCRACVQECPMLIEHVDAIVDMRRNQTLVHGAVPGKGAEVLANLRETGTMGGYDTAARYDWSVDLSAPVAQPGRAVDVLIVAGEGAFDMRYQRTLRALLKVLNHAGVDYAVLGRAETDTGDVARRLGDEATFQQLGKRLIGTLGALSFKQIVTADPHVMHSLRNEYRALGGRYAVKHHTAFIAELVAAGKIRPQAADALREKRITYHDPCYLGRYNGETEAPRKLLRTIGIQVVEMERHGMRGRCCGGGGGAPLTDIPGKQRIPDIRIADARAVGADVVAVGCPNCTAMLEGVVGPRPDVLDVAELVAASLE; from the coding sequence ATGAATCCGGCCATCCTGATTACCGCGTTGCTGTGGTTGTCGGTCGCGGGCCTCGCGTTCGCGGTCGCAAAACGTTCGTCGTACTGGCGGCTCGGCCGCGCGAGCGCGCCCGGCACCTTCGGGCTCGCGAATCTGCTTGCGATTCCGAAGCGTTACTTCGTCGATCTGCACCATGTGGTCGCGCGCGATCCGTACATCGCGAAGACGCACGTCGCGACGGCGGGCGGCGCGCTCGCCGCGCTCGCGCTCGTATTCGTCAATTACGGGCTCGCGATCTACTCGCCGTGGCTCGACAAGCTGATCCTGCTCGCGGCGCTCGCGATGCTCGTCGGCGCGGTGTTCGTCTGGCGCCGCCGTCATGCGAAGGACGTGCCCGCCCGGCTGTCGCGCGGGCCGTGGAATACGCTGCCGTGGCTGCTCGGCGCATTCGCGCTCGGCCTCGTGCTGTTCATGCTCGTGCCGACGGCCGCGATGTCGGGCGCGTTCGCGGTGCTCTGCGCGGTGCTGATCGGTGTGGGCGCGTTCGCGATGACGCTCGGCGCGGCGAAGGGCGGACCGATGAAGCACGCGATCGCGGGCTTGCTGCATCTCGCGTTTCATCCGCGTCAGGAGCGCTTCGCGGCAACGCGTGAAGCGTACACGGGCAACGGCGGCGCGACGCCGCCGACCGCGCTCAAGCCCTCCGACGTCGAGCACGACGAATACGGCGTCGCGAAGCCGGCCGAATTCCGCTGGAACCAGCTACTGAGCTTCGACGCGTGCGTGCAGTGCGGCAAGTGCGAGGCCGCTTGCCCCGCGTTCGCATCGGGCCAGCCCCTCAATCCGAAGAAGCTGATCCAGGATCTCGTCGTCGGAATGGCGGGCGGCACCGACGCCGCGTATGCGGGCAGCCCGACGCCGGGCATTGACGTCGGCAAGCACGGCGGCGATCCGCAGCGCCCGATCGTGTCGTCGCTGATCGAGGCCGACACACTGTGGTCGTGCACGACGTGCCGGGCGTGCGTGCAGGAGTGCCCGATGCTGATCGAGCACGTCGACGCGATCGTCGACATGCGCCGCAACCAGACGCTCGTGCACGGCGCGGTGCCCGGCAAGGGGGCGGAAGTGCTCGCGAACCTGCGCGAGACGGGCACGATGGGCGGCTATGACACGGCCGCTCGCTACGACTGGTCGGTCGACCTCAGCGCGCCCGTCGCGCAGCCGGGGCGTGCCGTCGACGTGCTGATCGTCGCCGGCGAAGGCGCGTTCGACATGCGCTACCAGCGCACGTTGCGCGCGCTCCTGAAGGTGCTCAATCATGCGGGCGTCGATTACGCGGTGCTCGGCCGCGCCGAAACGGATACCGGTGACGTCGCGCGCAGGCTCGGCGACGAGGCGACGTTCCAGCAGTTGGGCAAGCGCCTGATCGGCACGCTCGGCGCACTGTCGTTCAAGCAGATCGTGACGGCCGATCCGCACGTGATGCACAGCCTGCGCAACGAGTACCGCGCGCTCGGCGGCCGTTACGCGGTCAAGCATCACACGGCGTTCATCGCGGAGCTCGTCGCGGCCGGCAAGATCAGGCCGCAGGCAGCCGACGCGCTGCGCGAGAAGCGCATCACGTATCACGACCCGTGCTATCTGGGCCGCTACAACGGCGAAACCGAAGCGCCGCGCAAGCTCTTGAGGACGATCGGCATCCAGGTCGTCGAGATGGAGCGGCACGGGATGCGTGGCCGTTGCTGCGGCGGGGGCGGCGGCGCGCCGCTCACCGACATCCCGGGCAAGCAGCGGATTCCCGACATCCGGATCGCGGACGCGCGCGCGGTGGGCGCGGACGTCGTCGCGGTCGGTTGCCCGAACTGCACCGCGATGCTCGAAGGCGTCGTCGGCCCGCGGCCCGACGTGCTCGACGTCGCCGAACTCGTCGCCGCTTCGCTGGAGTGA